In Rhinolophus sinicus isolate RSC01 linkage group LG01, ASM3656204v1, whole genome shotgun sequence, the genomic stretch GAGAAGCCTGAGTTCTCCCCAGAGAGTACCATGAGGATTTTGAACAACCTGGTGTGCCGTATTCGGGAGAAATACTATGAAAACAGCAGGAAGTTTCGTGAGATGCCAGTGATTTTGGAGATACCTTTGGAAGGGTCCCATGACATGGGCAATTGCGAGGCGTGCATTCTGGGCCTCTGTATAAAGAGCTTACAAAACTGCGTGACAGAACCATCCAAATCCCCTCTCTCCTACATGGAGATTGGGAGCCCCTCGCCTCATGTTGGTGACATGTTCAGCCAAAACCAAACCAGAAAACTGTCAGCGGAGGCAAAGGAGACTCAGGGGAGGGGGTATTCTTGTGGGCATAACAGGTCAGGGCCTTGCTATGCCACAGCTGGAACCCAAGTGCCTGCAGCATTTTCTCAGCCCAAACGGGAGATAGGCCAACAACGCATACCAGGGGCAGACCAGCAGGGAACAGGGTCACAGCCAATCCAAGTAGCAAGATCACTTCCCCCAGGGTGGACAGACCTACAGCCCACACAAGCAGTAGGCCCATTACCTTCAGGGTGGGTAGATTCACAATCCCCCCTAAGGATAGGACCACAGGTCCCCCGGAGGAAATACTCTCAGGTTCTAAGGTGGGCAGGCCAAATGTCAACACAGGAAGCATGTTCACAAGCCACACAAGGGACAGGCCAATGGTCAACAAAGGGGACATCCTCACAAGCCACACAAGGGACAGGCCAACAGTCAACAAAGGGGACATCTTCACAAGCAACACAAGGGACAGGCCAACGGTCAACAAAGGGGACATTCTCACAAGCCACACAAGGGACAGGCCAACGGTCAACAAAGGGGACATCTTCACAAGCCACACAAGGGACAGGCCAACGGTCAACAAAGGGGACATCCTCACAAGCCACACAAGGGACAGGCCAACAGTCAACAAAGGAGACATCTTCACAAGCCACACAAGGGACAGGCCAATGGTCAACAAAGGGGACATCCTCACAAGCCACACAAGGTACAGGCCAATGGTCAACAAAGGGGACATCCTCACAAGCCACACAAGGGACAGGCCAACAGTCAATAAAGGGGACATCCTCACAAGGGACAGGCCAATGGTCAACAAAGGGGACATCCTCACAAGCCACACAGGAGTCAGGCCAACAGTCAACAAAGGGGACATCCGCACAAGCCACACAAGGGACAGGCCAACAGTCAATAAAGGGGACATCGTTAcaagccacacaagggacaaGCCAATGGTCAACAAAGGGGACATCCTCACAAGCCACACAAGGTACAGGCCAATGGTCAACAAAGGGGACATCCTCACAAGCCACACAAGGGACAGGCCAACAGTCAATAAAGGGGACATCCTCACAAGGGACAGGCCAATGGTCAACAAAGGGGACATCCTCACAAACCACACAGGAGTCAAGCCAACAGTCAACAAAGGGGACATCCGTACAAGCCACACAAGGGACAGGCCAACAGTCAATAAAGGGGACATCGTTACAAGCCACACAAGGGACAGGCCAATGGTCAACAAAGGGGACATCCTCACAAGCCACACAGGAGTCAGGCCAACAGTCAACAAAGGGGACATCCTCAAAAGCCACACAAGGGTTAGGTCTTCAGGCTACAAGGGGGACAGATCTACAGTTCACATGGAGGGCAGACCGCGAAGCTACACATGGATCTGGGACCTTCAATGGAACTCAAGCTGACTGGGGAAGGCAGGAGACATATCTACGCAGAAGGCCTGATCCAGACAGTCACGGACCCTCTACCGTAATGCCACCGAATAACTTGGTTGTGTGGGGCTTTGTCTGTGTTGCTGCTCTGTGGGCCTTTGTTGTATCCCGATACCTTAGGTAGAATGATAAAAATAGCCTTGTCCTCCTCTGTCCTGTTGTCTTAATTTCACGGTCATCAATGAACTAGCTGCCTTTTTAATACAACAGAATTTCCTTTCAGACCAAGCAGAGTCAAGTTTATAGAATAGGCATTGGTTTCCTGAACCTCCTTTGCAGATAGTCTAAAACATGGCCTAGCAGATAATAAAcccaataataaatatttgttgaataacaaaAAGgtgtttgttcattcactcattggaatcaatatgtgtgtgtgtgtgtgtcatactATATATTGCTACCCTAactcaattcaacttcgaaaagtaatacatagataacatctcttaaaatgtgtacattttttggcacccccggtatatatatgaACCAATACACTTTCTCATATCTTCGCAAGAACTTGGGGTCATGAGTGTTATCAGAAAGTTACTGTGTAGGCTAAATAATTGTCCTCCAAAGACATCCATGTTCTAATAtccagaatctgtgaatatgttactttacatggcaaaagagattttgcagatgtgattaacttaatgatcttgagatggggagattatcttgcATTATCAATATAGGCCCAACGTAATCACAAGGGGCCTTATAGGAGGGAGGCAAGAGTATCAAAGTCAGACAAAGGAGATATAGCAATGGAACCAGAGGTTGGCGTGATGTGCTTTAAAGATGGGAGAAGGAGCCGTGACCCAAGGAATGCAGGCAACTTGTAAAAGCTCATGAAGGCAAAAAAGCACATTCTCCCCTAGTGCCTTCAGCAGGAATCAGCTCTGCTGACACATGGCTTTAGCCTAGTGagactgatttttaattttctgacctccagaattgtaagatagtaaatttgtgttgttttaaggcactaaatttgtggtaatctgctacagcaacaataggaaactaatacagttatCAATATCACTGCTCAGATCAGGCAATTATGCTTTCGGTATGCTTCAGTTTCAACAACGAAAAAGAGCATTTCATTggttaaaaatattgatatacCCATCGccttttgttcttccttctctccttcgtAAACCCACCAAGTGTCCCCATCCTAAAGTGATTCCCTTTGATTTGGTGACTTCTGCCACTATCATATGCGTATTCTCTCACTTCTTCTAGCATTGGGTTGGGAGGCATGTAAGAACTTGCCAATCCTGAGATGCATGGCTACATCGTTCACTCCCTATTTCTATCTGTCTGCTAGGCATTTCTATATGGCTCTCACACTGCCATCTCTAAATTACCATGTTTAAAACCAAGCGCATCAGCATCTCTGACTTTCCCATTCTAATTTGCCCTAGTCACCAAAGCTTATCACCTTACAGTCATCTTTAACTTCTTTTCTCCCTGTCACCAACACTTATTGTCCCTTCTTTTGTCAAGTTATTCCCATCTCTTCCCACTACTTTTCCCTATAAATACGTATCCCCAACAAGTTAAAGAACTTGGGTTACTGAAATAACTATGGAATTTGGATTTCACTCCATGTGGAATAGGGAGTGATTGCAAGCACTTGAGGATATGGGCAATTTGagtaaaatcacattttaaaattcttatatgTTGCTGGGAAAGAATGGAGTATGAGATAGAAATAATGGGGAGTCTGGCTTGAAATAGGATAGTGGTAAACAGAGAGAGGTTTCTATAGACAATAAATATCTTGAAGGAATTTGAAGACTGTAAAATATAAGAGGACAAAAAATCCAAGACAgaaatccctcccattgacatgtaaacagcaatcaagtctcaagtacaacaggagggcataGACAACCCATCAAAGTGGCAcatctggagcacctggctcaggtgaccataGAGTCTGTACCActcagcacacctactacataaggacactctactaaCACCgggagacatagaagccctactaatacattgaaacaagcacaggaaggcagccaaaatgaggagacaaacaaacaaaatctggagtagcaatacttatatcagccaaagtagacttgaaaacaaaggctataacaagatacaaagaaggacccagtaatcccacttctttGTGAacttatccgaagaaacccaaaacgctacatTGAGGGGATGTATGCAGTCATAtgctcattgaagcattgtttacaatggccacaATGtccaggcagcctggatgtccattaatggataaatggattaaaaaaagaggtggatgaacacacaatgggatttatagatgatgtaatacagaattgtacacctgaaatctatgtaattttactaacaattgtcaccccaataaatttaattaaaaaaaatagaggtggtatatatatatatatatatatatatatatatatatatacagtggaatatttctcggctatggaagggaatgggttcttgccatctgcagcagcatggatgaacctggagggcattgtgctgagtgtagtatatcagacagagaaagacagatgcaatgtgattttgcttacacatggaaactaaagaacaaaacaaacaaacaaaacagaaacaaactcatagatccagagaacattttgatgtttgccagatgggaggagggttggtgtgggtgaaaaaggcgcagggattaagaagtacaaattgcttgttatacagtagtcatggggacgtaagtATAGCATAagagatatagtcaataatatcgtaataactatgtatggtgttataGAAGATTGAACAGACATATTTCTCTCTGATCCCTCTTGAAACCCCATTGAGTgacagtaaaatggaaaaaagacatcAATACACAAGGGCCAAGAGAATGGATAGAAGGTAGAAAACTCATGGAGTAGTGATGGGCAACCAACTTAGCAGAGTAGAGCGATCCGGCATAGAAGTTAGGCAAGGGAAAATTGAGGTTCAGGGCAATTCATTTGGCAGAATTTCAGAAAGGCTGAAAAACTGTAGGCAAAAAGTAGCTCTGAAGGTGAGAACTGGGAAGGCTGAATTAGGAGGATTGGCTGAAAGCCTTTATACTAGGTTTCTTTCTCCCACTCCTGTGCAGCCTGGTAACCACTCTGAACTCACGGCAGGGAGAATAGAGGTTTATTCTCTGAAGACATTGGCACAGAGGGATGCAGGGCTCTGGGCTCAGGCGTAGCTAAGGCAGGGAGTGCCACCCAACTATCAGGAAGATAGTGAAAGTTTACCTGCTGACTAATGGGACTCCTTTAGCCCACTACCAAACCTATAAGCTAGCTTTATGTCCTACCCACCCACTCGTCAAATATACAGGAGAATGGATGATTCCTCTTTGGGAAAACTGATCagctcaagagaaaaaaaaattacatacactGAAACGGGGGTGTGGGTCAGAGGGAAATTCCTCCAATGGACTGATCAATTCAGACAGTCCCAGAGTAAACCTATCAGATGCTAAAACCCCACAGAGCCTCCAGTCAGCTTTTTCGTGTCTCAGTTACATTTGGACAAAggattatcaaatattttataaatcccCTAATGTGAAGgcaaagaagggggaaaaaaaggttaaaaaaaaaaaaaaaaactaagaagaaacagaggtaattcaagtataagaaaacaaaaatatttttaaaataaaactataatttatgcctcagagagataagagaatgtataatattaatgaaaaaaataattgggtATGATCCTCTGGGAAAACCTCAGGTGAGGCATCTATGTTTGGCTAGAGGCAAGTCCTTGGGGGGGTTTCAGCTGCAAGCCTTCTTCTAGTGATGCTTCCAGAAGCTGGGAGAATGAGTACTCTAGTCCCAAAGGAGGGACTCTGGGCAGCACACCCAGCCTCCACTACAATCCACATACTGAATCTACTCGCTTGGTATAAAAATCACTGCATCTGGGAAAAGATCCCCCAGAATTCTTTTCTTCAAGAAACGTACAAGAGGAAAGTTAGTGGGCAAACTAAGCTCCCACCACTGTGCCTGGTCTTGTGATGGCAACTGGACATGCATGACCTCCCTTTACTACCCATTCTTGATTCCCCTTTCCTTAGCACTTCTGCTGTTTAGGTGGCTTAAGTAATGGGGTTATCCAGACCTTCAACCTTTGAGCCCTTGGTCTTTCTCAGTCTATGACATCTGCATCTGTCCACCCACTGTTAAAATTAGATACAGAAGTATCAAGAGATACCCTAGTGGATCACTTGGGtgccaaatatattttttctactcaTACAGTGTAACAGCAGGCCTATTTCTGATAATCAGGAGAGTGActctttttcttgcctgttgGTCTGTTGGCAAATGATCTCCAAAATGACCAGTCATAGCTGGTCAGGATTCTTGCCAAGTTCTTTAGTGGAAGCATTCCCCACCTAGGATCGCCAGACCTGCAGGGCCTTGTGACAATGACACATGCAAAAATGGCAACTGATTCAAtatgagagaaggtaaacaggGTCACTCCTACTTTCACCTCTTGATTTCCAAACCTATATATTCTACCTATTGGGGTCACTGCACATAATGGTCATTGATTCATATCCTAGTGGACTTATTTCACAAGATAGCATCTCCAAGCTGTACCACAGCTGCATCGTTAAAAGGCTATATCATTGATCTATCAGGCTGGCAGCTTCTGGGTGATGTTATGTTTGATAAGACCAGGAAATCCCATGGCCTTATGACCTCTGCTGTAACATTTTTGCTATAAATTTGgtcatttatttaatgtaatattctGTGATACgctagtttgctagggctgttccatgcctctcacctagcttctggtggtttgctggcagaCCTTtggagttccttggcttgtggaaaCATCACCTTGATCTCTCACGTCACCTTAACATGACGTTCTTCACAtgtgcgtgtctgtgtccaaattccctctttttataaggataccagtcatattggattaggagcctaccctactccagtatgacctcctCCTAACTAATCACACCGTCAACAACCCTATtgccaaataaggtcacattctgagatattAGGGGTTAGCATTTCAACAGACGAATTTGGAGGGGATACAATTCAATCTGTAATATGTGGGATCCTGGTTTTGTGAACCAAATACTCCATAAGACCTTGGAGAGTCATGCTGCCTAAAGTCCTGCAAACAAGAAATGCAAACCCATATCTGGAATATGTGCTGATTCTAGTCAAGATGAATCACTACCCTTTCCGGGATGGGAAAGGTGTAATGTATATTCCACCCCTGACTGAGATTGTAGTGCAGCCAAAGTCTGTTTTCAGCTTTCACCACCTAAAACATTGGGAACCAAGAATggccctctccttcctctgttgGCTGGTAAGTGATGACCCCCTCACCTTCCACCCCACCACCATATGATCAGGTGTGAGCTGAGGGAGAGGCACTAGTGCACCACTGGTGGTCAACATGGGGGCTGGGCCACAAGTCCACCCAGCTCACTTGCATTCTCTAGTCTTGACTTGTGCTTAGTCTGGCTACACACTTCCATATTCTGATGAATCATGCTGGGCCTCCTCTACCTTATGACTTAATGAGCCTGTCAGAATCTACGTCATGATGGGCATCTCTTTTGATATCCCATGATCAGGAGTTTTACCTCTACTTACCATCAACTAGCTTGTAGGAGTGGTTTTTTGAATGGCATATAATTCTCTAATGCAGATGACATGGACTTTCTTTAGAACACAAGTGTTATTAATTATATTGATTCTACTGGCGATTGCCATAAACACCACACGGCACCATTTCCTGCTATAGATAACTCTAATATTGAAGGGTCTGTTGGATCACATGGCTCATGTGGCAGAGCTGCTGGTATAGACCTGTGGACCTGATGCAGAGCCCTCTCCTATTCTGGGTCCCACTCAAAGTTGACAGCTTTCACTATCATTTAGTAAATGAATCAGTAAGTGTGGACTACCAGGTACTATGCTTCCTTTTAGTGGTGGGAGGGTCAAAATACAGTAACCAGACCTTTACCTTGGAAGTGTTGTCCTGGCACTTCCAAGTTACTGTATCCCAAAAGCCTTTATGGATGCATCAGGGCATCTTTGTAGGGATTATTTTCTACCCTCTGGAATACATATGTCTTACCAAGGCCTCTGAGGCACTTGCCACTTCTTATTCACCTCGTCTGATTAACATGATGTCATTGATTGAGTGGACCAATATGATATTCTACTGAATGTCCAGATGGTTCAGACTCTGCAGATTATGTTGTGATGCAGAATGAGAGTTAACATGGCCCTGGGATGAAACTGTAAATGCATGGTGCTATCTTCTCTATATGAATGCAAAGTACTCCTGGTTATCTCTGAGAAGGATGAGAAAGAATGCACTTATCAGATCAGTGTCCATATAATGTGTACTGAAGCAATGTTAATTTGCTGTAGTTAAAATATCACTTCTGGCATAGCAGTAGTAATTGGGACCTCTACTTGTTTGAGTTTGAGATAGTCCAATGTCATCCTAAAGGATTTGATTGGTTTCCATAGGGGTCAGACTGGTGAATTAAATGAGGATATGTTGGAGATCCACCTCTGTATCTTTTAGGTTTTAAGGGTTTAGGTTTTAGGTTTTAAAGATACCACCTCTGTATCTTTTAGGTTTAAAGGGTGGCTCTAATCTCTGCCATTGCCATTTTAGGGGGCCGGGCCCTGGGGAGGTTGAGACCTGGATTCACTGAGATGGCAGGTCGAGACAAGGGACAAAGGGGAATGACCAGACTGGgccctctgcctcccttctcccctgctcctCTTTCTGcacctcctctctccctgctATGGTTGGGGTAGAGCAGGAATGTTCATCCTGGCCCTTCCCTTGACTGTTTTTCTTGCCCAGATGTAAACCTGGAGAAAACTGTTTCCCAAAATTCAAGGGTTTTGTAATGGGGTGTGCGATCCATTTGTAGTTGGCCTTCCTTCTCAGGGACACAAACTCCTCTGCCCCTTAAAGTTCTTGAAGAAACTTACGTTTAACTGGAGCAGAGGATCCTGCAGCTCTTTGTCCTATAAAGGAGGAAGGCGTTTTAAAAAATGACCCACTCAGCATGTCAAATAGGTGCATCACTGAttgatttcaaattaaatttccaGGATCACCATATCCGAGCttttgataattttgtttctatGGCACCTTGTATAACCACTTAATACTCActaaatattatttgatttgttGGGCCTAAACTTAGCTAATCCTCCCCCGTCATCCCCTCCTctgccgccaccaccaccaccaccaccaccaccaccaccaccaccaccaccatgctATATACTTGAGGAGTGGTAAGGGCCAGGATGTCGCTGGCAGCCTGGGAAGCATGACTGCATTCCCATGTTAGAGAATTAGCTTGAATCCTGGAATTGTAGACTTGAATGTTACTGGAGGGAAGAATGTTGTGGAAAGAAATTCAGCAGCACCTCACCAAGCCATGACTCAGGCCAAGCAGCCAAGCGAGCATCAgaaacagaaacatttattttatgaatattgttAAATACTGAGCTGATTTCCAGGCAAACAGAGATCTGACGTGAGACCGCTCAGCAAAAAAACTCCTGTTAACAAAATCAGTCATCCCCTGAAACGGAAAAGTTCTTTTAAGTGTTGATCATTAATTATAGTCCAGGACCAAAAACTATGGATTTTAAGAAGTAGGAGATGCATCCAATGGCCTTTCTTGACCTActtttcatgttctctgcccCCATCTACCCTTCAAATGCTCATCCCTGGTGAATTCATGGCAATTTCAGCTAGTGTATGATGGCTAAGTGTCCTCAGGCCAATAAAGCAGAGCGAGAGAAGCCTCTGGAGGTTTGGAAGGACAGATTCATCAGATGCCACAGCCAGAAGCAGGTTTAGAGCAGCAGGAGTGAGGAGAGAAGCTATGTGACCCCTGCTGCCTCAGCAGAGGCTGAAAGGCACTGATTTCTACTTAGGATGTCAAGGAGGTGAACACTCAGGGGCAGGGCCTTACCCTCCAGATTAAACTAAAAGCCTGGGGAGGTGGAACTAGAAATTTCTGAGGTTTATAGTGGGAAGTAGTGGGTGgttagggaagggagaggaagggcaaTGAGAGTAAATTGGGCAAAACAATGTAGTCTGGCTCCTGAGAACTTCTAAACAATCTTAGAGTTGCTGCAGGCGAGCAGAGCAGTGTTCTAGAGTGATCTGAGCACCTCTCTGGGGGCAGGGCGGCAGGGAGAGGTCCTGGAAGCCACGGATTTTCCTGCTCCAGAGAGTTAGGGTGGCCCTTTCTCTGGTGACCCAGGGAAGCTGGGAAAAAGGGTCCCAGATGGCTTGGTAGCTCAGATACCCTAGATTGGGCGGCCTTCTAGTCCTAATTCATCTTTTAACAGATAAGGAAGCCAATGCTTGGAGGCAGAAATGAGTTGCCtgttaaagtataattttcaaaaaggtaaaataatgtcTCATACAGATGTTAAATGAAtagatttcaaagattttattgggctTATTAATTAATGAGGAAAGCAGTGAGATTTAAAACCAGCCCAAAGAGCATTTGAGAAGCTAGGATAGATAGGCAATTTAATGGCTTGCTGTGTTATAAGCTATTCAAAAACTGGTTTATGTATAACAGGATCATAAACTGTAAACTTTGAAGCTATTAATTTCTCTGGG encodes the following:
- the RTP4 gene encoding receptor-transporting protein 4, which gives rise to MDSQLQEKVVVDVGTWEQTFQELIQQVKPRARWTLKLDKNLQPHCVAQGWKQYQQRAFGRFRCSSCRRSWASAQVQILCHMHLETRKSQGQVLMRLFAQRCRKCSRTRFEKPEFSPESTMRILNNLVCRIREKYYENSRKFREMPVILEIPLEGSHDMGNCEACILGLCIKSLQNCVTEPSKSPLSYMEIGSPSPHVGDMFSQNQTRKLSAEAKETQGRGYSCGHNRSGPCYATAGTQVPAAFSQPKREIGQQRIPGADQQGTGSQPIQVARSLPPGWTDLQPTQAVGPLPSGWVDSQSPLRIGPQVPRRKYSQVLRWAGQMSTQEACSQATQGTGQWSTKGTSSQATQGTGQQSTKGTSSQATQGTGQRSTKGTFSQATQGTGQRSTKGTSSQATQGTGQRSTKGTSSQATQGTGQQSTKETSSQATQGTGQWSTKGTSSQATQGTGQWSTKGTSSQATQGTGQQSIKGTSSQGTGQWSTKGTSSQATQESGQQSTKGTSAQATQGTGQQSIKGTSLQATQGTSQWSTKGTSSQATQGTGQWSTKGTSSQATQGTGQQSIKGTSSQGTGQWSTKGTSSQTTQESSQQSTKGTSVQATQGTGQQSIKGTSLQATQGTGQWSTKGTSSQATQESGQQSTKGTSSKATQGLGLQATRGTDLQFTWRADREATHGSGTFNGTQADWGRQETYLRRRPDPDSHGPSTVMPPNNLVVWGFVCVAALWAFVVSRYLR